From a region of the Acinetobacter calcoaceticus genome:
- a CDS encoding ATP-binding protein has translation MSNFNKTLSKRLRLNHAYGQLIALIFVPIMILTGVGAFLVLTETTHSVKQQQLHHASAILARYNQIAKDLYTLVELQPDEYDHAQHIMQSMFSEKNVKRAVLIDNNGQTYLSIGYRDNRYWPSFPNSNSFFGPISHNKNNIYGLRIINSPGKAQVWLVIEMDNQPLELARYRILIALVITGLMTLLLLLLCLNFYSRRWIAPMYEIRMQLQRLNADTLDQHLVINSTGELRLLQRDIANVVKRLHFSFLELKEHTEQTEEDLRRTLDTLEVQNITYRQARDQAISSNQAKSVFLANISHELRTPLNSIDGFIHLLLRQQNLNNEQNLYLQTIRKSSAHLLALINDVLDFSKIDAGKLELETAPFDLEEAIFDVMDMLSPLAAQKHIAMAFYYADNIPQQVIGDALRFKQILTNLISNAIKFTPDGEIIVRVRMEHDDIGQCLLHFSVQDSGIGLSGTDRKKLFESFSQGDASVTRQFGGTGLGLAISKQLVHLMHGQIGFEDNQERAPTEKGSTFWFTAQFVVDEDYEIEHPHFEHLQVVSYLAHPATASVLRYYLENYHVPHIETQSILDLFSRLKHLDQKDNTWLIVDHSGDTEALLKEIRSRYQGNLAVYGYQMTLEPNMLNEYRARPLYQPLSRSGLIQLLSNQPIFEEEQQDFNGQGLHILAVDDHLPNLIVLEALLGELNVKTTKALSGQEALNLIQERIDQKLKPFDLVFMDIQMPVMSGIDTTRAIRSLESTLDGEMQLPIIALTAHALADEKQKLLKVGMNDYVTKPIQMDQIIQILTQWTKNNFTAKAIDKDHLVVAEALDPQILNWQQSLQLAANKEDLAQDLLKMLVDSFPTELDEMQQLIELEDFPQLEHVLHRLYGATRYVGAPKLQQVTGDFEQFISTLRKERRIADEGFIEEVMQRFNELGLVVKEVESAALQILVTPD, from the coding sequence ATGTCTAATTTCAATAAAACCTTATCGAAACGCTTACGTCTGAATCATGCATATGGGCAATTGATTGCTCTAATTTTTGTGCCGATTATGATTTTAACAGGGGTCGGTGCTTTTCTGGTTTTAACTGAAACGACACATTCGGTAAAACAGCAACAGCTACATCACGCCTCAGCAATTTTAGCTCGCTACAACCAAATTGCGAAAGACTTGTATACGCTGGTTGAACTACAGCCCGATGAATACGATCATGCCCAGCACATCATGCAAAGCATGTTTAGCGAAAAAAATGTAAAACGCGCAGTACTCATCGATAACAATGGGCAGACTTATTTAAGTATTGGTTATCGTGATAATCGTTATTGGCCTAGTTTCCCCAATAGTAATAGTTTTTTTGGTCCTATTTCCCATAATAAAAATAACATTTATGGGCTTCGTATCATTAACAGTCCAGGAAAAGCGCAGGTCTGGTTAGTGATTGAAATGGATAACCAACCTCTAGAGCTGGCACGTTATCGCATTCTGATTGCCCTCGTCATTACTGGATTAATGACCCTACTATTACTTTTACTTTGCTTGAATTTTTATTCTCGTCGCTGGATTGCGCCGATGTATGAAATTCGCATGCAGTTACAACGTCTAAATGCAGATACTCTAGACCAACACCTAGTCATTAATAGTACTGGGGAGCTACGCTTACTACAGCGTGATATTGCAAATGTTGTTAAGCGATTACACTTTAGCTTTTTAGAGTTAAAAGAACACACTGAACAAACTGAAGAAGACTTACGCAGAACATTAGATACCTTAGAAGTTCAAAACATTACCTATCGTCAAGCACGTGACCAAGCGATTTCATCAAACCAAGCAAAGTCAGTTTTCCTTGCCAATATTAGTCACGAGCTTCGAACACCTCTCAACAGTATTGATGGCTTTATTCATTTATTGCTTCGTCAACAAAATTTAAATAACGAACAAAACCTTTATCTACAAACCATTCGCAAGTCATCTGCCCATTTATTGGCATTAATTAACGATGTATTAGATTTCTCAAAAATTGATGCGGGTAAGTTAGAGCTTGAAACAGCGCCATTCGACTTAGAAGAAGCCATTTTTGATGTTATGGATATGCTGTCGCCTTTGGCTGCTCAAAAACATATCGCCATGGCTTTTTACTATGCGGACAATATTCCACAGCAAGTGATTGGTGATGCTTTACGCTTCAAGCAAATTCTGACCAACTTGATTTCTAATGCCATTAAGTTCACTCCAGATGGTGAAATTATTGTTCGTGTTCGTATGGAACATGATGATATTGGGCAATGCCTACTTCATTTTAGCGTTCAAGATAGTGGTATTGGCTTAAGTGGCACCGACCGTAAAAAATTATTTGAATCATTCTCTCAAGGCGATGCATCAGTTACACGTCAATTTGGCGGTACAGGTTTAGGTCTTGCGATCTCTAAACAGCTTGTTCATCTCATGCATGGTCAAATTGGCTTTGAGGATAATCAGGAACGTGCACCAACAGAAAAAGGCTCAACCTTCTGGTTTACAGCACAATTTGTAGTAGATGAAGATTACGAGATCGAACACCCACACTTTGAGCATTTACAAGTGGTGTCTTATCTTGCTCATCCTGCTACAGCAAGTGTTTTACGTTATTATCTTGAAAACTACCATGTTCCTCACATCGAAACTCAATCGATTCTGGACTTATTTAGTCGCTTAAAACATCTTGATCAGAAAGATAATACATGGCTTATCGTTGATCATAGCGGTGATACGGAAGCATTATTAAAAGAAATCCGTAGCCGTTATCAAGGTAATTTAGCAGTCTATGGTTATCAAATGACGCTTGAGCCGAACATGCTCAATGAATACCGCGCTCGTCCGCTATATCAACCATTAAGTCGAAGTGGACTCATTCAATTATTAAGTAACCAACCTATTTTTGAAGAGGAACAACAAGACTTCAATGGTCAGGGTTTACACATTCTGGCAGTAGATGACCATTTACCAAACTTAATTGTTTTAGAAGCTTTGTTGGGTGAATTAAACGTTAAAACAACCAAAGCGTTAAGTGGTCAAGAAGCACTTAACCTTATTCAAGAACGAATTGACCAGAAACTTAAACCATTTGATTTAGTGTTTATGGATATTCAAATGCCGGTTATGTCGGGCATTGATACCACACGTGCTATTCGTTCTTTAGAGTCGACACTCGACGGGGAAATGCAGCTTCCAATTATTGCGTTAACGGCCCATGCCCTTGCCGATGAAAAACAAAAACTCCTTAAAGTAGGCATGAATGACTATGTCACCAAGCCAATTCAAATGGATCAAATCATCCAGATCTTAACGCAATGGACTAAAAACAACTTTACAGCAAAAGCCATAGATAAAGACCACCTTGTAGTTGCAGAAGCTTTAGACCCACAAATTTTAAACTGGCAACAAAGTTTGCAACTCGCAGCAAATAAAGAAGACTTAGCACAAGATCTCCTCAAAATGTTAGTTGATAGTTTTCCAACTGAGCTAGACGAAATGCAGCAGCTCATTGAGCTTGAAGACTTCCCTCAACTTGAGCATGTTTTACATCGCCTGTATGGTGCCACTCGCTATGTAGGTGCCCCGAAACTCCAACAAGTTACTGGTGACTTTGAGCAATTCATTTCAACGCTACGTAAAGAACGCCGTATAGCAGATGAAGGCTTCATTGAAGAGGTCATGCAACGCTTTAATGAATTAGGTCTTGTTGTTAAAGAGGTAGAAAGTGCTGCTCTTCAGATCTTGGTAACACCTGACTAA
- a CDS encoding crotonase/enoyl-CoA hydratase family protein, with translation MALLRIEKNNGIATVYLNRPDKRNAMSFALLKELVSTAKAIKKDRDIRCVILTGEGNVFSAGIDLSDLNNPKNSAFAIWELIKPGQSLFQKAFLTWQNLPVPVIAALEGYCFGAGMQLALAADIRISHPETKMSIMESRWGLVPDMGLTRSLKGLISVDLAKELTLTARVFDGNYAKEIGLITHLSDTPLERANEIASEMLQRSPDALTAAKRVLDAMEHQPEKSLRLEKIWQLKLLLGKNSKLARKKDKHPEVEFLPRQYK, from the coding sequence ATGGCACTCTTACGTATTGAAAAAAATAATGGCATTGCAACGGTATATTTAAACCGTCCTGACAAACGCAATGCGATGAGTTTTGCTCTATTAAAAGAGTTAGTTTCAACTGCAAAAGCAATTAAAAAGGATCGAGATATCCGCTGTGTTATTTTGACAGGCGAAGGAAATGTGTTTAGTGCTGGCATTGATTTATCTGACCTTAACAATCCCAAAAACTCTGCTTTTGCCATTTGGGAACTTATAAAACCCGGACAAAGCCTTTTTCAAAAAGCATTTCTGACTTGGCAGAATTTACCTGTCCCTGTTATTGCGGCACTAGAAGGATATTGTTTCGGTGCGGGCATGCAACTTGCCTTGGCTGCCGACATCCGAATTTCTCATCCAGAAACAAAAATGTCGATTATGGAAAGCCGCTGGGGTTTAGTTCCTGATATGGGACTTACTCGTTCATTAAAAGGTTTAATTAGCGTTGACCTTGCAAAAGAACTCACCTTAACTGCCCGTGTTTTTGATGGGAATTATGCAAAAGAAATTGGTCTTATAACTCATTTAAGTGACACTCCTTTAGAGAGAGCAAATGAGATTGCCTCTGAAATGTTGCAGCGCTCCCCCGATGCCCTCACTGCGGCAAAACGTGTACTTGATGCAATGGAACATCAACCAGAAAAATCATTACGTCTAGAAAAAATCTGGCAACTCAAATTATTACTTGGTAAAAATAGCAAACTTGCTCGTAAAAAAGACAAACATCCTGAAGTTGAATTTTTACCACGCCAATATAAATAA
- a CDS encoding NAD(P)-dependent oxidoreductase — protein MNFDRNTPIAFLGIGLMGSRMATRLIQAGFQVAVWNRTSSACEELIDIGAQPLELSNIGEYPVVLICLADDTAVEAVFEQIQPNLKAEQVIVDFSSLSVAVTKTLAQATSSQNVKWIDSPVSGGTVGAEQGTLVIFAGGDAQTITDLTPIYNVLSQRVTRMGNTGTGQATKICNQLIVAANSALIAEAVALADRAGVDTKLLAPALAGGFADSKPFQILTPRMATHTFEPIQWKVQTLSKDLNNAVTLANNVNLDLPVAQKALLQLQTHQKNGFAEKDLATMIQLVEQK, from the coding sequence ATGAATTTTGATCGCAATACTCCTATTGCTTTTTTAGGCATAGGACTAATGGGAAGCCGGATGGCTACCCGTTTGATTCAGGCAGGTTTTCAAGTTGCTGTATGGAATAGAACATCCTCCGCCTGTGAAGAACTTATTGATATCGGTGCACAACCTTTAGAACTTTCAAATATTGGTGAGTATCCAGTTGTTTTAATCTGCCTAGCAGATGACACAGCAGTAGAAGCAGTATTTGAACAAATTCAGCCGAACTTAAAAGCTGAGCAGGTTATTGTTGATTTCTCAAGCTTATCCGTTGCTGTAACAAAAACGCTTGCTCAAGCAACGAGTTCACAAAATGTAAAATGGATTGACTCCCCTGTATCAGGCGGAACAGTGGGTGCCGAACAAGGCACACTTGTCATCTTTGCAGGGGGTGATGCCCAAACTATTACAGATCTGACTCCTATTTATAATGTTCTATCCCAACGCGTGACCCGAATGGGAAATACAGGAACCGGCCAAGCCACCAAAATTTGTAATCAACTCATTGTTGCAGCTAACAGCGCTCTTATTGCAGAGGCGGTCGCACTTGCAGATCGAGCTGGTGTAGACACAAAGCTACTCGCTCCTGCCTTAGCGGGTGGTTTTGCGGACTCTAAACCCTTTCAAATTCTCACTCCTCGCATGGCAACTCATACATTTGAACCAATTCAGTGGAAAGTTCAAACATTATCTAAAGATCTTAACAACGCAGTAACATTGGCTAACAATGTTAATTTAGACCTCCCAGTTGCACAAAAAGCTCTATTACAGCTACAAACTCACCAAAAAAATGGCTTTGCTGAGAAAGATTTAGCTACTATGATTCAATTAGTAGAGCAAAAATAA
- the rlmD gene encoding 23S rRNA (uracil(1939)-C(5))-methyltransferase RlmD: protein MKQQAKSRKPQQPEYIFQVETLSHEGRGIAHYGSHPDHPADKHGKKVFIRYALPGETVKAQITHQAKRLEEAEMVQLLGEPSTHRIEAICPHYGICGGCSMQHIHPDEQIRLKQSVLQSHLQHFAGIQPEQWLEPIRSLQSDYRRRARIGVRYLPKPDRLIMGFREHHSNRLTYIHSCSVLDEKLSNSLPELRILLQSLKGKAHIGHVELAKGDHEISLLVRHIEKLNNSDVNQLKQFALDKGWQLYLQPKGPESIHRIDDEKGASRLHYALERFNVNFAFSPLDFTQVNATVNEQMVQLACELLQLQSGEKVLDLFCGLGNFSLPLARCVGESGQVVGVEGSEEMVRRATANAKCNSLVQATFFSQDLTKDFSHHSWANQGFDALLIDPPRAGAFEIMQYVSNFGAKRIVYISCSPATLARDAGVLVQHGYQLKKAAVMDMFTHTEHVESIALFEKI from the coding sequence TTGAAACAACAAGCCAAATCTCGCAAGCCCCAACAACCTGAATATATTTTTCAAGTTGAAACACTTTCTCATGAGGGGCGGGGAATTGCGCATTATGGTTCTCATCCTGACCACCCCGCAGATAAGCATGGCAAAAAAGTTTTTATTCGCTATGCCTTGCCTGGAGAAACTGTAAAGGCTCAAATTACCCATCAAGCGAAGCGTCTTGAAGAGGCTGAGATGGTGCAGTTGTTAGGAGAGCCTTCAACTCATCGTATAGAAGCAATTTGTCCTCATTATGGTATTTGCGGTGGCTGTAGCATGCAGCATATCCATCCTGATGAACAAATCCGTTTAAAGCAAAGTGTGCTCCAATCACATTTACAGCACTTTGCAGGTATTCAACCTGAACAGTGGCTAGAGCCGATTCGATCTTTACAAAGTGATTATCGTCGTCGAGCACGAATTGGCGTGCGCTATTTGCCAAAGCCAGATCGCTTAATTATGGGGTTTCGTGAACATCATAGTAATCGATTAACATATATCCATAGTTGTAGTGTTTTGGATGAAAAACTATCAAATAGCTTGCCTGAGTTGCGTATTTTACTCCAAAGTCTAAAAGGCAAAGCACACATTGGTCATGTAGAATTAGCAAAAGGTGATCATGAAATTTCTTTATTGGTTCGTCATATAGAAAAATTAAACAATTCTGATGTCAACCAATTAAAGCAATTTGCGTTAGACAAGGGGTGGCAGTTGTATTTGCAGCCTAAGGGCCCTGAAAGTATTCATCGTATTGATGATGAAAAAGGCGCTTCACGTTTACATTATGCCTTAGAGAGGTTTAATGTAAATTTTGCTTTTTCGCCATTGGATTTTACTCAGGTCAATGCCACAGTAAATGAACAAATGGTTCAATTGGCATGTGAATTGCTTCAATTGCAATCAGGTGAAAAAGTACTTGATCTATTTTGTGGTTTAGGCAATTTCTCGCTTCCGTTAGCACGATGTGTTGGTGAGAGTGGTCAGGTTGTTGGTGTGGAAGGGAGTGAAGAAATGGTGAGGCGCGCAACAGCTAATGCAAAATGCAATAGTTTGGTGCAGGCAACCTTCTTTTCACAAGATTTAACAAAAGATTTTTCGCATCATTCTTGGGCAAATCAAGGATTTGATGCATTATTGATTGATCCTCCTCGTGCTGGTGCATTTGAAATTATGCAGTATGTATCAAATTTTGGAGCAAAAAGAATCGTTTATATATCATGTAGCCCAGCTACACTGGCAAGGGATGCGGGTGTTTTGGTACAGCATGGTTACCAGTTAAAAAAAGCAGCTGTGATGGACATGTTTACGCATACAGAACATGTTGAATCCATTGCACTATTTGAAAAAATTTAA
- a CDS encoding RelA/SpoT family protein — MVTVREQLPEQLTELSEETTVEHAAETQIGLASWLDRVREILDGAKLEQLEKVANETLQKELDSTVNHRSNTFATGVGMADILAHLHVDEDTLSAAMLYRSVREEITDIEEVKKKFGDQVYNLVKGALAMGKLSELIEKNKRLEDHFNNNQREHLSGIYKMLISVTEDVRVVLIKLAERTYSLRELANSSRERQERVAREILTIYSPLAHRLGIAQLKWELEDLAFRYLAPDRYKEIASLLNEKRLEREHYIQFVIDRLKNELASYGIESEITGRAKHIYSIYRKMKSKNLSFDQLYDIRALRVLVKSVPECYHSLGIVHQIWRHIPHQFDDYITNPKANGYRSLHTAVIAENKSLEVQIRTHEMHDEAELGVCSHFNYKEGSKNTDHSFNHRLHSLRAVLEHYQERNDTTVHQNEDETEGFDQLQDFEGFEKIYVFSRDGDIKELPRGSTVLDFAYHVHTEVGNKCYAARVNQRYVPLTYTLKTGEQVEILTKKDRDPNRDWLVNSLGYIKTSRARDKLRHWFRQQDRSKNLEVGRELLNKELARLAIHPKSIDLNDYSSHFNVKTGDDILVSLVSGDISLHALINQVNRQMHLDQDEPELVLKPALNPRASHTLSAHGILIDGLDNVELHIAQCCQPVHGESIAGYITLNRGVSIHKVICSDYQRMIKQEPERAVEADWEMQPTRGQSVQIVVEAYDRRGLLKDLTQVIFSDQINIRQVNTISEADGIANMKLLIEVKGLAQLSRLLARLEQQPGIISARRMIQGV, encoded by the coding sequence ATGGTCACAGTACGTGAACAGTTACCTGAACAACTAACTGAGTTGTCCGAGGAAACGACTGTAGAGCATGCCGCCGAAACGCAAATCGGTTTAGCCTCATGGTTGGATCGAGTGCGTGAAATATTAGATGGGGCGAAGCTTGAACAGCTTGAAAAGGTTGCGAATGAAACCCTGCAAAAAGAGTTAGACTCAACGGTTAATCATCGTTCCAATACTTTCGCTACTGGCGTTGGAATGGCCGATATTTTGGCACATCTCCATGTAGACGAAGATACTCTATCGGCAGCCATGCTCTATCGTAGTGTGCGTGAAGAAATTACTGATATAGAAGAAGTAAAAAAGAAATTTGGAGATCAGGTCTATAACCTTGTCAAAGGCGCTTTGGCAATGGGTAAACTATCGGAACTCATTGAAAAAAATAAGCGGTTAGAAGACCATTTTAATAACAATCAACGAGAACATTTAAGCGGCATTTATAAAATGCTGATTTCGGTCACCGAAGATGTTCGTGTTGTTTTAATTAAACTTGCTGAACGTACCTATTCTTTACGAGAGCTAGCAAACTCCTCTCGTGAACGTCAGGAACGCGTAGCACGTGAAATTCTTACTATTTATTCGCCATTGGCACATCGACTTGGTATTGCCCAGCTTAAATGGGAACTTGAAGATCTCGCTTTTCGCTATTTAGCTCCAGACCGTTATAAAGAAATTGCGTCATTACTGAATGAAAAACGTTTAGAGCGTGAACATTATATTCAGTTCGTCATTGATCGTTTGAAAAATGAGTTAGCGTCTTACGGAATCGAGTCAGAAATCACAGGTCGAGCAAAGCACATTTATTCGATTTATCGAAAAATGAAAAGCAAAAACCTGAGTTTTGATCAGCTCTATGATATTCGTGCCTTACGTGTGTTGGTTAAGAGTGTCCCAGAGTGTTATCACTCTTTGGGTATTGTTCATCAAATCTGGCGTCATATTCCTCACCAGTTTGATGACTATATTACCAACCCGAAAGCAAATGGCTATCGCTCTTTGCATACCGCTGTAATTGCTGAAAATAAGTCGCTTGAAGTACAAATTCGTACTCATGAGATGCACGACGAAGCAGAATTAGGCGTATGTTCGCACTTTAACTATAAAGAAGGTTCAAAGAATACAGACCACTCCTTTAACCATCGTTTACATTCATTGCGGGCCGTTCTTGAACACTACCAAGAGCGCAATGACACGACGGTACATCAAAACGAAGATGAAACAGAAGGCTTTGATCAACTACAAGATTTTGAAGGTTTTGAGAAGATTTATGTTTTCAGTCGTGATGGTGATATTAAGGAATTGCCACGTGGCTCAACAGTTTTAGATTTTGCTTATCATGTGCATACGGAAGTAGGGAATAAGTGTTACGCAGCGCGAGTTAACCAGCGCTATGTGCCATTAACCTATACTTTAAAAACTGGCGAGCAGGTTGAGATTTTAACTAAAAAAGATCGTGATCCAAACCGAGATTGGTTGGTGAATTCTTTAGGTTATATTAAAACCTCTCGTGCCCGTGACAAGTTGCGTCATTGGTTTAGACAACAAGATCGTAGTAAAAATCTTGAAGTCGGCCGTGAACTTCTCAATAAAGAGTTAGCTCGCCTAGCGATTCACCCAAAAAGTATCGACCTAAATGATTATTCATCACACTTTAACGTGAAAACGGGTGATGACATTTTGGTGAGTCTAGTAAGCGGTGATATTAGCTTACATGCCTTGATTAATCAGGTGAACCGCCAAATGCATCTAGATCAGGATGAACCTGAACTAGTGCTTAAACCAGCATTAAATCCGCGTGCAAGCCATACGTTATCGGCCCACGGAATTTTAATTGATGGTTTAGACAACGTAGAGTTGCACATCGCTCAGTGCTGCCAGCCCGTGCATGGCGAATCAATCGCTGGATATATTACTTTGAACCGTGGTGTGAGTATCCACAAAGTCATTTGTTCAGATTATCAGCGTATGATTAAGCAAGAACCAGAGCGTGCTGTTGAAGCTGATTGGGAAATGCAGCCAACACGTGGTCAAAGCGTTCAGATTGTAGTGGAAGCATATGATCGTCGTGGTCTGCTTAAAGACTTAACTCAAGTGATTTTCTCTGACCAAATCAATATTCGTCAGGTTAATACAATTTCTGAAGCAGATGGTATTGCGAATATGAAGTTGTTAATTGAGGTTAAGGGTTTAGCGCAGCTGTCTCGTTTATTGGCACGTCTAGAGCAGCAACCTGGAATCATTAGTGCGCGACGTATGATCCAAGGTGTTTAA
- a CDS encoding 3'-5' exonuclease, whose amino-acid sequence MRFPTLVFDIETLTDLKAGAHLYHLDLPEADVEQALTKLRRQESGVDFQRLPLHEIVCISGLWIDESGFRLFSFSREQYSEAEILQKFLSIFDKRHPTLVSWNGSQFDLPVILFRAMYHGLSAPGLFDQGEIDSQKRFNNYQNRYHHRHIDLMDVMAMFNGRNFQKLDDIACILGLPGKRGESGYHVPEYVRTQQWLKLTSYCEGDVLNTWFVYVRWLLLKGQLTVDEHNDWVNSSIDYLKNIPQQADFLEVWERTSKHTEFTSHYFNPLDF is encoded by the coding sequence ATGCGTTTCCCTACCTTAGTTTTTGATATTGAAACTTTAACTGATTTAAAAGCGGGAGCGCATTTATATCATCTTGATTTACCAGAGGCTGATGTAGAGCAAGCATTGACTAAACTGCGCCGTCAAGAATCAGGTGTGGATTTTCAACGGTTACCTTTGCATGAAATTGTTTGTATTTCTGGCCTATGGATTGATGAGTCAGGTTTTAGATTGTTTTCTTTTAGTCGAGAACAATATTCTGAAGCTGAGATTTTGCAGAAGTTCTTGTCAATTTTTGATAAGCGTCATCCGACTTTAGTGAGTTGGAATGGTTCGCAATTTGATTTACCTGTCATTCTATTCCGTGCGATGTATCATGGGCTTTCTGCACCGGGCCTCTTTGATCAAGGCGAGATTGATAGCCAGAAGCGTTTTAATAATTACCAAAACCGTTATCACCATCGCCACATCGATTTAATGGATGTGATGGCAATGTTTAACGGGCGTAATTTTCAAAAGCTTGATGATATTGCCTGTATTTTAGGTTTGCCGGGTAAGCGCGGTGAGTCGGGTTATCATGTACCAGAATATGTCCGTACGCAGCAGTGGTTAAAACTGACCAGCTATTGTGAAGGAGATGTACTTAATACGTGGTTCGTCTATGTACGTTGGTTGTTATTAAAAGGACAATTAACTGTCGATGAGCATAATGATTGGGTAAACTCTAGTATTGATTATTTGAAAAATATTCCTCAGCAAGCAGATTTTCTTGAAGTATGGGAACGTACCTCGAAACATACTGAATTTACTTCACATTATTTTAATCCTTTAGATTTTTAG
- a CDS encoding SDR family oxidoreductase, producing MRHSILISGAAQGIGAEIARVFYQQEYKVGIYDINESLAQKLASDLGPNACAGYLDVSDYDQWQHILKEFTDWAGELNILVNNAGILYSGAFEAIDIKAHQRTININVNGVINGCHAALPYLKQAAFARVINLSSASAIYGQADLISYSASKFAVRGITEGLDVEWKKYGIRVLDVMPLFVQTAMVNNMNAGTIQNMGIDLTPNDIAQQVLTLVEKKAHFWTPTHTPVGIKTKLLYQLSTLSPQFLNRLTNIYLSRK from the coding sequence ATGAGACACAGTATTCTGATTAGTGGCGCCGCTCAAGGTATTGGGGCAGAAATTGCACGTGTATTTTACCAACAAGAATATAAAGTAGGCATTTATGATATTAATGAGTCGCTTGCTCAAAAACTAGCAAGTGACTTGGGACCCAATGCCTGTGCTGGCTATCTAGATGTAAGTGATTACGATCAATGGCAACACATATTAAAAGAATTTACTGACTGGGCTGGCGAACTCAACATCTTGGTAAATAATGCCGGCATTCTATATTCTGGTGCATTTGAAGCGATTGATATTAAAGCTCATCAAAGAACAATAAATATTAATGTAAACGGTGTCATTAATGGCTGTCACGCTGCCCTACCGTATTTAAAGCAAGCTGCTTTTGCACGAGTCATCAATCTCTCTTCAGCCTCTGCAATTTATGGGCAGGCCGATTTAATTTCTTATTCGGCTAGTAAATTTGCTGTTCGGGGGATTACTGAAGGCTTAGATGTGGAATGGAAGAAATACGGTATTCGTGTTTTAGATGTGATGCCGCTATTCGTACAAACTGCAATGGTTAACAACATGAATGCAGGTACTATTCAAAATATGGGGATAGATTTAACACCAAATGATATTGCTCAACAGGTGCTTACCCTTGTAGAGAAAAAGGCTCATTTCTGGACTCCTACTCACACTCCTGTTGGCATAAAAACCAAGCTACTTTATCAACTCTCGACTTTAAGCCCTCAGTTTTTAAATCGACTCACTAATATTTATTTATCAAGAAAGTAA
- the cysM gene encoding cysteine synthase CysM yields MSNTQPDFLADEFLLDYYVGKTPLVRLQRLASHTQATVLAKLEGNNPAGSVKDRPAYNMIMQAEKRGQIKPGDTLIEATSGNTGIALAMVAAMRGYKMKLIMPNNMSQERKDAMLAYGAELIEVTPQQGMEGARDLALQMEKEGKGHVLNQFGNPDNVEAHYLTTGPEIWKQTGGKITHFVSSMGTTGTIMGVSKYLKEQNPDIQIVGLQPADGSSIAGIRRWPKEYLPTIFDSSRVDRTIDIPQIDAEKTMRKLARMEGISAGTSSGGAVWASVKIAEENSDAVIVCIICDRGDRYLSTGLFSVQDDNS; encoded by the coding sequence ATGAGTAATACGCAACCTGACTTTTTAGCCGACGAATTTTTGTTAGATTACTATGTAGGTAAGACACCTCTAGTTCGTTTGCAGCGATTAGCTTCTCATACGCAAGCGACAGTCTTAGCAAAATTAGAAGGTAATAATCCGGCAGGTTCTGTAAAAGACCGTCCTGCATATAACATGATTATGCAGGCAGAGAAACGTGGTCAAATTAAGCCTGGCGACACCTTGATTGAGGCAACCAGTGGAAACACGGGTATTGCTTTGGCAATGGTTGCTGCAATGCGTGGCTATAAAATGAAACTTATTATGCCGAACAACATGAGTCAGGAGCGTAAAGATGCGATGCTGGCTTATGGTGCAGAGCTGATTGAAGTAACGCCCCAGCAAGGCATGGAAGGTGCACGTGATTTAGCCTTGCAAATGGAAAAAGAAGGTAAAGGTCACGTTTTAAACCAGTTTGGTAATCCCGACAATGTTGAAGCTCATTACTTAACGACTGGTCCTGAAATCTGGAAACAAACAGGTGGGAAAATCACCCATTTTGTAAGCTCAATGGGTACAACAGGTACTATTATGGGCGTTTCTAAATATTTAAAAGAACAAAATCCAGATATTCAGATTGTTGGTTTACAACCAGCAGATGGATCAAGTATTGCTGGTATTCGCCGTTGGCCAAAAGAATATTTACCTACTATTTTTGATAGTAGCCGTGTGGATCGTACTATTGATATTCCACAAATTGATGCTGAAAAAACCATGCGTAAATTAGCACGTATGGAAGGTATCAGTGCGGGTACATCTTCAGGTGGTGCAGTATGGGCATCCGTCAAGATTGCAGAAGAAAATTCAGATGCTGTTATTGTTTGCATTATCTGTGACCGTGGCGACCGCTACTTGTCTACAGGATTGTTTTCAGTACAGGATGACAACTCATAA